A part of Gossypium hirsutum isolate 1008001.06 chromosome A07, Gossypium_hirsutum_v2.1, whole genome shotgun sequence genomic DNA contains:
- the LOC107939430 gene encoding adenine nucleotide transporter BT1, chloroplastic/mitochondrial codes for MAEKSFPLLQHGNKDVFFSDSGVKIVECSFSLKRVSLKANGFFASVNQAGMGFAISPNPQIPLQSTAKFHFASLVSISEPGYLVLDDELEIAERLVEKKKKKSGFKFRIKIGNTSLRKLMSGAVAGAVSRTAVAPLETIKTHLMVGSCGNSMAEVFDNITMSEGWKGLFRGNLVNVIRVAPSKAIELFAYETVKKQLTPEHGEHPKLPLPASFIAGAVAGVSSTLLTYPLELLKTRLTVNEDYKNLLDAVAKIVQAEGPGGLYKGLTPSVMGVVPYAASNYFAYDTLRNAYKKAFKKEEIGNVMTLLIGSAAGAISSTATYPLEVARKQMQAGAINGRQCHSMIQALTSIVEKEGMAGLYRGLGPSCMKLVPAAGISFMCYEACKRILAESEEKTV; via the exons ATGGCTGAAAAAAGTTTCCCACTTCTTCAACATGGCAACAAAGATGTGTTTTTTAGTGATTCAGGTGTCAAGATTGTTGAATGTTCTTTTTCTCTTAAGAGAGTTAGTTTGAAAGCAAATGGGTTTTTTGCTAGTGTTAATCAAGCTGGAATGGGTTTTGCCATCTCACCAAACCCTCAAATTCCACTCCAGAGTACTGCAAAGTTCCATTTTGCCAGTCTTGTTTCAATCTCTGAGCCCGGGTATCTGGTTTTGGATGATGAACTTGAGATTGCTGAGAGGTTagtggagaagaagaagaagaagagtggatttaaatttagaattaagaTAGGGAATACGTCATTAAGGAAGTTGATGAGTGGGGCAGTCGCAGGTGCGGTATCAAGGACTGCGGTGGCTCCATTGGAGACCATTAAAACGCATTTGATGGTGGGGAGTTGTGGGAATTCCATGGCTGAAGTGTTTGATAACATCACCATGAGTGAGGGATGGAAAGGCTTGTTTAGAGGCAATTTAGTAAATGTCATTCGAGTGGCTCCAAGCAAGGCTATCGAG TTATTTGCATACGAGACAGTCAAGAAACAGTTGACGCCTGAACATGGGGAACATCCCAAACTCCCTCTGCCAGCCTCATTCATTGCCGGTGCTGTTGCCGGAGTTAGCTCGACATTGTTGACGTACCCTCTCGAGTTGCTCAAAACTCGTTTAACTGTCAAT GAAGATTACAAGAATCTATTGGACGCGGTTGCGAAAATTGTACAGGCGGAAGGACCGGGAGGACTATACAAAGGCCTCACTCCAAGTGTGATGGGAGTTGTTCCTTATGCTGCCTCTAATTATTTTGCTTATGATACACTAAGAAATGCTTATAAAAAAGCTTTTAAGAAAGAGGAAATTGGGAATGTTATGACTCTTCTAATAGGATCAGCGGCCGGTGCGATCTCGAGCACGGCAACTTACCCTCTCGAGGTGGCTCGGAAGCAGATGCAGGCTGGTGCTATTAATGGAAGACAATGCCACAGCATGATTCAAGCATTAACAAGCATAGTTGAGAAAGAGGGGATGGCAGGGCTTTATAGAGGGTTGGGACCAAGCTGCATGAAATTGGTCCCTGCAGCTGGGATTTCTTTCATGTGTTATGAGGCATGCAAGAGGATATTAGCAGAGAGCG